In one window of Henckelia pumila isolate YLH828 chromosome 1, ASM3356847v2, whole genome shotgun sequence DNA:
- the LOC140894636 gene encoding uncharacterized protein, with product MGNMKRDFPQMVGVSKSGSGSQASVPQRPPGQTVESTNQRPRIPGQVFALIQDHVLKENEAVIAGMDVLTSYRATVDYYQKVVQFHLVEGDSWFSMIDDLFDQIQGTSVYSKIDLRSRYHQLCVRDADISKEIFRTRHGHYEFLVLPFGLTNEPVVFVDLMNRVFRDYLDKFVIVFIDDILVYSHSINEHAQNLRLVLQILCEKQLYAKFRPGGYVVYTDASLQGLGCVLTKNVHVIAYDSRQLMIHEWNYPVHDLELAAIVFSLKIGRHYLYDERLNLVVEDLSCTQAVPRCITIYVPDFSGKVKAKHRRPGGLMQSLEILEWKWEHVTMDFVIHFPMTSSKCYAIWIVVERLSKFAHFLLYNCEFTFDFMARLYIHDIVRLHGVPLRIISDRDPRFTSRFWGSLQRALKVMRFGLKWKLAPRFIGLFEILEKVGDVAYRVTLPPYLSSMHNIFHVMLLGQYIAEESHILHSTEVQLEHDFLYMYKPLKILEKKDKLLWNKCIPLVMVQWQRRGTEEPNSELESRMRSEYPEFF from the exons ATGGGTAACATGAAGAGGGATTTtccgcagatggttggagtatCAAAATCTGGTTCGGGTTCTCAAGCATCAGTTCCACAAAGGCCACCAGGGCAGACGGTTGAGAGTACCAACCAGAGACCACGTATTCCAGGTCAAGTATTTGCACTAATACAAGATCATGTTCTGAAGGAGAATGAGGCAGTTattgcag gTATGGATGTGTTGACCTCTTATAGAGCTACTGTGGATTATTATCAAAAGGTTGTTCAGTTTCATCTGGTTGAGGGCGATAGTTGGTTTTCTATG attgatgatttgttcgaccaAATTCAGGGTACCTCCgtgtattcaaagattgatctgaggtcaagGTACCATCAGTTGTGTGTTAGAGATGCGGATATTTCGAAGGAAATATTTCGTACTAGGCATggtcattacgagtttctagtgttgccttttggtttgacgaaCGAACCTGTGGTGTTcgtggatttgatgaaccgtgtcttccgCGATTACCTAGACAAGTTtgtcatagtctttattgacgacattttGGTCTATTCACATAGTATTAATGAGCATGCACAAAACTTAAGGCTCGTACTACAAATTCTCTGTGAGAAGCAgttatatgccaagttca GACCCGGAGGctatgtggtttacacagatgcATCTCTTCAAGGTTTGGGCTGTGTGTTGACAAAGAATGtgcatgttattgcctatgattCAAGACAACTGATGATTCATGAATGGAATTACCCAGTGCacgatctagagcttgcagcaaTCGTGTTTTCACTGAAGATTGGGCGACATTACTTGTATGACGAGCG TCTCAATCTCGTTGTCGAAGATTTATCGTGCACCCAGGCAGTGccaagatgtataacgatctatGTACCAGATTTTAGTGGAAAG GTCAAGGCTAAGCATCGAAGACCAGGTGGTCTGATGCAGAGCTTGGAGATtctggaatggaagtgggagcacgtgacgatggattttgtcatccATTTTCCAATGACCTCTAGTAAGTGTTATGCTATTTGGATTGTTGTGGAAAGATTGTCCAAGTTTGCTCATTTTCTTCTGTATAATTGCGAGTTCACTTTTGATTTCATGGCAAGGTTATACATCCATGATATCGTGcgattgcatggagttcctTTGAGAATCattagtgatagagatccgaggtttacctcaagattttggggtagCCTTCAGCGAGctttg aaggtgatgaggtttggtctgaAGTGGAAGTTAGCACCTAGATTCATTGGTCTGTTCGAGATTCTAGAGAAAGTTGGAGATGTGGCTTACCGTGTGACGTTACCACCGTACCTCTctagcatgcacaacattttccACGTAATGTTACTTGGTCAGTATATTGCAGAAGAGTCGCACATTCTGCATTCGACAGAGGTTCAGCTTGAGCATGACTTTTTGTACATGTACAAGCCACTGAAGATTCTCGAGAAAAAAGACAAGCTACTTTGGAATAAATGCATTCCTCTAGTCATGGTTCaatggcagcgtcgaggcaccgAGGAACCGAATTCAGAGttagagagtcgtatgcgttcCGAGTATCCAGAGtttttttga